Below is a genomic region from Dehalococcoidia bacterium.
GTTCACGAGCGCTCGACCGTGCGCCCGGCGTCCGTCGGGAGCGCGTGGCACCTGACGTAACGGTGAGGGCACTCTAGCCCGCTCGTGAGCTTGCGATCAAGACGAGCGCGATCCTGGTATGCCGCGTCCTATGGAGACGAAGGAGTCACTCCTCGACCAGGCCGGTGGAGAGCAGGAACTGCTTCGCCTCGTCGACCGTCATGAAGATGCGCGATCCGAGCCCATCGATCGCGTCAACGACGTCGTCATCGGCGGCGTCGTCGTACGCCTTGTCGACGATGCCGGACCGTTCGATGCGGCCCTCGTTGGCCAGCCCCGCCTCGATGTAGGGGGCGACTTTGTTCCACTGCACTGGCATGCGACGCTCCTGGAATCGCGCGGAAATCGCCGCGAGTATAGCGACGGTGGTGGTTAGGCGCCGCTGTTGACGTCGAGCTTGAGGGGCTGGCACACCGTTCGATACGATAGGGGGCCGCATTCCCCGGTAGCTCAATGGTAGAGCAATCGGCTGTTAACCGATGGGTTGTAGGTTCGAGTCCTGCCCGGGGAGCCAGTTTGGTACCACAGAGCGCGAGGCGCTCTTTCTGATCGGGGTCTGGGCCAATCCGGCGGATATCCCTCCGTGTATCTCCAGCACGATCTGCCGCTCGTTGACCTCCACGCGGTTGAGCACGAGCCGCATGAGTTCCTTGCGCTCGAATGGCTTCAGTTGCTCGTAGACCGCGTGCATGTCCGCCAGCGCGCCCCGAACCGTCTCCGCCTCGACGACGAGACCGCGAACGCTGGTGAGAGCGACGTCCACCTCAGCGATGGCTTCCTCGATCTCACCCCGCTGACCGGAGAGCTGCGAGAGCTTGTCGGCCAGGAAGCGGCGTCCAGCCTCCGCGTCCATGCTGGACCACTCCCCGACCACTTTGTCCGCCATTGAGCGGACGTCGATTAGCTTCTTGTCGAGGCTCCTGCGGCGCGCCTCAAGGGAAGGCAATTCCTTTGCCAGGCGCCGATTCGTCTGCGCGACGATCGCATCCAGCAGCCCATCTTCGGATGCCAGTTCTCGCAGCCGCGCGAGGACGGCGTCTTCGACTTCCGGTGCCGTGACTTTCAACGAGCATCCGTCGCGGAGGCAGACGTAGTAGAAGTACTTGACGCCGCCCCGTCCCGTGCCGCTCCGCCCCTCCATCGCAGTATGGCAGCGGCCACAGTGCAGGAGTCCCTGGCTCAGCACGTACGTGTGGCGCGTCGGTGAAGCCCCGTTGTGGTTCGACTTGCCATTTGACTTCATCAGGCGCTGGACGGCCTCGAACTTGCGACATCGACGACGGCCGGCAGATCGCGTCGACCATCTTGTACTCGCGCTTGCCGCGCACCTTGGCCGACTTGTTGATCTCCTTCTTGGCGATGTAGGCGGGATTCTTCAGGAGGTACTGCGTCGATGACGTCGTGAACGCGCTGCCGGGGTGGTGGCGTTCCCTGCGAGAGGTGTACGACTTCGTGCGATAGCCGCGGCTGTTCAGTGCCTGCATCGTCAGTTTGATCGATCCTGACGCCAGGTAGCTGTCGAAGGCGAAGTTCACCAGAGCGACTTCGTCCGCATTGGGTACGAGGTTCCCCTTGCGTTTGCGTCGAGGTCGTAGCCTAACAGCTGACCGCCGTTCCACAGACCGCGATCGGCACGCGCAGCTGTCGCATCGCGCGTTCGCTCTGCCGCCTGCTCTCGCTCGAACTGGGCGAGCGCCATCATGATCGTGATGAACAACTTCCCCTGCGGGCTCGTGGTGTCGTAGTTCTGCTTGAGGCAGACGAACTCCACGTCGTACTGGTTGAGCACCTCGAAGAACTTCAGGAAGTCCGCGACGGAACGGCTGATCCGGTCGAGCGCCGTGCAGGCCGACCGTGGCGATGCGCCCGGCGGCGATGTCTGCGAAGAGCCGCTGCATATCGTGGCTGCGCAACGCGTCCTTGCCGGAGATCGCCTTGAGCTCGTAGACCGCCGCTTCGTTCCAGTCCTCGCGGCAGGCTGTGAACTTGTAGTCGATGTGCGCGCGCAGCCGCTGCAGCGAGATCCGTCACGTGCCGACGCGGTAGCTTCTACTTTCGGTTGGCGCGAGCAGCCCGCGGCACGCAGAGCCGCAAATGAAGGGCCGAGTTCTGCGACGAACTCGGCCCCCCGCAGGTTTCGTACGTGTTGTCAGCGCCGGCTTCCGACCTCGCCCCGCCGCACTTCGTCCTCATCGAGAATGTGGTGCTCACGTCGAAAGACGTTGGCACAAAGTCCTGCGACGATAGCAGTTGCAAGCCACAGCAGGCCGCTCTCGAACGGATTTTCGACATTGATAGCGTCAAATCCGGTGAGCAGTCCTATCACCGCCACGATCCCGGCCACCACAGCCAAGATTGTGGCGACACTGTTGCCAACCATCGTCTCCGTGTCCTTCGCGAGGCGGGCCTTATCCAAGCCCCGTCCTTGGCCGTACGTGTCTCCTTTGTTCATGAAGCCTCCTCCTTTGGAGAATGAAAGATGTTTCGCTCCATCCTAGGCAGGCATGCCGGCCCTTACAACCGAAAACCACGCGCGCGGCGGGACTGCCAGCAATTAGAGATGCTATTAGGGGCGGACTACGACGAGGGTGTATGAACCCGTCCGCAGGCGGCCGGAAACGATTGCACACCTGTTGCGTGGCTCGCGATTGGCATGGTCGCGGATGCGCGCAGTCTGAGCCGAGAAGTCGCAACGACGTGAGCACGATTGCACCGCTCTCTCGCGATAGTGATGCAATTTCCCGGCGTGGCGTCGACGGGTAAGAAATGAGGCCGCCGCGTGTGCGCACGGCGACCCTCCGCTCCCGCACCGAGGCGCCAACAGCGATCGCTCGCGTGGCGCACGTCGGCCAAGCTCACACTATCGCGCGCGATGCGCTCGCGGCGCATATGCGTCGTTCCGGCGTCTATCGAACAGCAAACAGACTGCGGTGGTTGGATACAAGCCACTGGAACCACCGGCGCCAGGGCGCTCAGGGCTGCTGCCGTTGCGCTGGCACGACGGCGTCCGACGTTCACGTTGACGGCGTGGGAGACCGGATGTTCCGCACCCCTCAGCCGGGCCGTTTCGGTGAGGCGGTCACTCGACTGCACCATTGACGAGGTGCGTTCTTGCGGTGGCCACCCTCGTCGATCTAGGATCGAAACGCATCCATAGCAGACTTCCGTCCGGTGTTTTTGTGTTCGATTCAGGAGGACCTGATGACGACGCCGACGACGCCACTGAAGCCCAATTCGACCGCGCGGCATATCTGGCTCCTGTTCAAGCTGGGGCGCATTTGCAGGGTGTGTTACGTGGTCCAGCCGACGAGCGAGTTCGAGGACACGTCGACTTGCGCGGCGGACCGAACTAGTGCGCTGCGCGCGGATTAAATGCTGCCATCGTCGATGAACACGCTATCGGACTGATGAACGATGCGAGCGGCTCGGTGACCGCTGCCTAGCGATCCCAGACTACATCCGGCAGGGTGTCCTTCGTCGTCTGGGATCGTCCTGTCGTGACGGCTTTGGTGCTCGACATTGCCGTAGCGCGCCTACTAGGCGCGGCTTCGGGGTGGAACGTTAGCTAGCAGTTCCCTGAACAACGCCACAAGGCGATCGGGTCGGCACCAGCAGTTCCAAGCTGACTTCCGTGCGTGGCCGTGAGCCTACGGCGGCCCGGAGCAACTGCTCCGACCTGGCGACGGCGAGGACGTGCTGCATCCTCAGTCCGAGATCGGGTGACGAGGCCAAAGCGATGCTGACCGAGTTGCACCTGCAGGTGCAGAAGTACACGGGGCCGTTCGAGCTGCCGGAGCCGGACGACGAGTGGCGCTCGTCGAGCGGATCGTCGAGCGCGAGATCCGTCACGTGCCGAAGCGGTAGCGTCTACTCCGGTATCGCCGTCGCTGCGGCGGAGGCCGGAGGCCCTGCGTCATCGGCAGGCCGTGACCTGTCGCGATTTCCAAGCGTCATCGCTGGGAGGCGGACGGCGAGTCGGGGTCGATCCGATGGGCCTCCCGTTGTTGCGGCGAGCGCCTGCGCCCGTAGCGCGTGCCGCACCGAACGCTGCACGCCACGTAATGATTTGTCCCATTCCGATAGTTCTTAACCGGATGCTCGGCGTCGCACCGGGGAAACTGCCATGATGCCGCTCTGACATCGGGCTGACTTCTGGCACGCGTGACATGCAGCCCGGCACTCTGTGGAGCGCGA
It encodes:
- a CDS encoding recombinase family protein, coding for MNFAFDSYLASGSIKLTMQALNSRGYRTKSYTSRRERHHPGSAFTTSSTQYLLKNPAYIAKKEINKSAKVRGKREYKMVDAICRPSSMSQVRGRPAPDEVKWQVEPQRGFTDAPHVRAEPGTPALWPLPYCDGGAERHGTGRRQVLLLRLPPRRMLVESHGTGSRRRRPRAAARTGIRRWAAGCDRRADESAPGKGIAFP
- a CDS encoding recombinase family protein codes for the protein MRGAEFVAELGPSFAALRAAGCSRQPKVEATASARDGSRCSGCARTSTTSSQPAARTGTKRRSTSSRRSPARTRCAATICSGSSQTSPPGASPRSACTALDRISRSVADFLKFFEVLNQYDVEFVCLKQNYDTTSPQGKLFITIMMALAQFEREQAAERTRDATAARADRGLWNGGQLLGYDLDANARGTSYPMRTKSLW